From one Cucurbita pepo subsp. pepo cultivar mu-cu-16 chromosome LG17, ASM280686v2, whole genome shotgun sequence genomic stretch:
- the LOC111778410 gene encoding U-box domain-containing protein 3-like isoform X1: MHVSRPKVRALREGESQGQMGTASVQCLINSISRFIHLVSCHTTKSLPLPKNCKNLAVVLKHLKLVLDDVVSLKLSSDELLYRECESLDIAVNDAREFIENWCPKMSKICSALKCDPLLIKIQSSLQEICEIVWKLSESASCSSSLNAVQKCLEGLQSLKQERISESIEEALISQRSGIGPNSEDLLKIIEVLHLMSNQELLKETIAVEKERIDAEQNNAKEQLYRINEIMDLIIRIRDWMIRKDYFHGINGVSVPSYFRCPLSLELMLDPVIVASGQTYDRSSIQKWIDSGLNICPNTHQTLTHTNLIPNYTVKAMILSWCDENKLNISSLSSLVQLSQQDSNRSDSSRSSPEVEKGSNKQNGDVFTNLIGGKSNEGQRNETEKFDHPSPQQSYIYSRSVSASSALSSIDYVPSALNEVLKISTKHEITSEHPTASHNEASGLNSSLEGGQLQACKTETGMVENGNCNSTTCNLVPVEPESDNSSGDLHIKKLVADLQSQKDEVKMKAAEELRLLAKDNVENRVIIGQCGAIGPLLSLLYSDGKQIQEHAVTALLNLSINENNKVMIAQGGAIEPLIHVLKTGTSTAKENSAATLFSLSVLEEYKAKIGRSGAVKALVNLLGEGTLRGKKDAATALFNLSIFHENKARIVQAGAVKYLVGLLATTTGMVDKAAALLANLSTISEGRLAIAREGGIPLLVEIVECGSMRGKENAASILLQLCLHSPKFCTLVLQEGAVPPLVALSQSGTPRAKEKAQQLLSHFRNQRDGSTGKAKS, encoded by the exons ATGCATGTCTCGAGGCCAAAAGTTAGAGCCTTGCGTGAAGGCGAGTCTCAAG GACAAATGGGAACAGCCTCTGTACAATGTCTAATTAACAGTATTTCCAGATTCATTCATCTAGTTTCATGCCATACTACAAAGTCTTTGCCTCTTCCTAAGAACTGCAAGAATCTTGCTGTTGTCTTGAAACATCTGAAACTCGTGCTTGATGATGTCGTTAGTCTCAAACTATCCTCCGATGAGTTACTTTATAGAGAATGTGAGTCTCTGGATATCGCTGTTAATGACGCTCGGGAGTTCATTGAAAACTGGTGTCCAAAGATGAGCAAAATTTGCAGC GCTTTGAAATGTGATCCGCTGCTTATAAAGATTCAAAGCTCTTTACAAGAGATTTGTGAGATTGTATGGAAGTTGTCGGAATCAGCATCATGTAGCTCAAGTCTAAATGCTGTTCAG AAATGTCTTGAAGGTCTTCAATCATTGAAGCAGGAAAGGATATCTGAATCTATAGAAGAGGCTTTAATTAGTCAAAGGAGTGGCATTGGTCCGAACTCCGAAGATCTTCTAAAAATTATCGAAGTTCTTCATTTGATGTCGAATCAAGAACTTCTGAAGGAGACTATAGCAGTCGAAAAGGAGAGAATCGATGCTGAACAAAACAATGCGAAAGAGCAGCTATATCGGATCAACGAAATTATGGATCTAATTATCCGTATACGAGATTGGATGATTAGAAAGGACTATTTTCATGGGATAAATGGAGTATCAGTTCCTTCATACTTCCGCTGTCCATTGTCGTTGGAACTGATGCTTGATCCAGTAATTGTGGCGTCTGGCCAAACTTATGACAGGTCCTCCATTCAAAAGTGGATAGATAGTGGGCTGAACATCTGCCCCAACACTCATCAGACGCTCACGCATACAAATCTCATTCCCAATTACACTGTTAAAGCCATGATTTTGAGTTGGTGCGATGAAAACAAACTGAATATTTCCAGTTTATCATCGTTGGTTCAATTGTCTCAGCAGGATTCAAATCGAAGTGATAGCTCTCGATCATCTCCTGAAGTTGAAAAGGGTTCTAACAAGCAAAATGGGGACGTTTTTACTAATTTAATTGGGGGGAAATCTAATGAAGGCCAGAGAAACGAAACCGAAAAGTTTGACCACCCTTCCCCTCAGCAGTCATATATCTACAGCAGGAGTGTATCAGCCTCCAGTGCCTTATCTAGCATTGATTATGTTCCATCGGCACTTAATGAGGTGTTGAAGATATCAACTAAACACGAAATCACATCAGAACATCCTACTGCATCTCATAATGAAGCATCGGGGTTGAATTCATCATTAGAAGGTGGACAATTACAGGCTTGTAAAACAGAAACAGGCATGGTGGAGAATGGAAACTGTAATAGTACAACCTGTAACTTAGTTCCAGTCGAACCTGAATCCGATAACTCATCGGGGGATTTGCATATCAAGAAATTAGTTGCAGACCTTCAGAGCCAAAAGGATGAAGTTAAAATGAAAGCTGCAGAAGAATTAAGGCTTCTTGCCAAGGATAACGTAGAGAACCGTGTTATAATAGGCCAATGTGGGGCTATAGGCCCCTTACTTTCACTGTTATATTCAGATGGAAAGCAGATACAAGAGCATGCAGTGACAGCTCTCTTAAACCTGtcaattaatgaaaataataaagtcATGATTGCACAAGGAGGAGCTATAGAACCACTTATTCATGTCTTGAAGACAGGAACATCTACTGCTAAAGAAAATTCTGCAGCAACTTTATTCAGTCTCTCTGTATTGGAAGAATACAAGGCCAAAATCGGTCGGTCTGGTGCAGTTAAAGCCTTGGTCAATCTCTTAGGTGAGGGTACACTGAGGGGTAAGAAAGATGCAGCCACTGCTTTGTTCAACTTATCAatttttcatgaaaataagGCTCGTATAGTTCAAGCAGGAGCAGTTAAGTACCTTGTTGGGCTACTAGCCACTACTACAGGTATGGTTGATAAGGCTGCTGCACTTCTTGCTAATTTGTCGACAATTTCGGAGGGACGATTGGCAATTGCTCGGGAAGGGGGTATACCCTTGTTGGTAGAAATTGTTGAATGTGGATCTATGAGAGGAAAGGAAAATGCTGCATCTATTCTGTTGCAACTATGCCTTCATAGTCCCAAGTTTTGTACCCTGGTTCTCCAAGAAGGAGCCGTTCCACCTCTCGTCGCCCTATCTCAGTCTGGCACACCTAgagcaaaagaaaag GCACAACAGCTACTCAGCCATTTTCGGAATCAAAGAGATGGAAGCACAGGGAAAGCAAAATCATAG
- the LOC111778411 gene encoding GPN-loop GTPase 3-like isoform X2, translated as MGYAQLVIGPAGSGKSTYCSSLHQHCKTVGRTMHVVNLDPAAEHFDYPVAMDIRELVSLDDVMEELGLGPNGGLLYCMEHLEENLDDWLTEELDNYMDDDYLVFDCPGQIELFSHVPVLKNFVEHLRRKNFNVCAVYLLDSQFMTDITKFISGCMASLSAMVQLELPHINILSKMDLVTNKKDIEDFLNPEPRVLLSELNQRMAPQFSKLNKALIELVDEYNMVSFVPLDLRKESSIRYVLAQIDICIQYGEDADVKIKDIDPEDDD; from the exons ATGGGATATGCACAACTAGTTATTGGTCCTGCCGGCAGTGGCAAG TCAACTTACTGCTCTAGCTTGCACCAACACTGCAAGACGGTTGGCCGAACTATGCATGTTGTGAATCTTGACCCTGCTGCCGAACATTTTGACTATCCTGTAGCCATGG ATATTAGGGAGCTCGTTTCATTGGATGACGTTATGGAGGAGCTTGGACTTGGTCCTAATGGTGGCCTTCTATACTGCATGGA ACATCTTGAAGAAAATCTAGATGATTGGTTGACAGAAGAATTGGATAACTACATGGATGATGACTACTTAGTCTTTGACTGCCCAG GTCAGATAGAGCTCTTTTCCCATGTTCCTGTTCTTAAGAACTTTGTGGAGCATTTAAGGCGAAAAAATTTCAATGTCTGTGCTGTGTATTTGCTTGATTCTCAG TTCATGACAGACATCACAAAGTTTATTAGTGGTTGTATGGCATCTCTTTCAGCAATGGTTCAACTTGAATTGCCACATATTAACATCCTCTCCAAAATGGATCTTGTGACCAACAAAAAGGATATTGAAGA CTTCTTAAATCCGGAGCCTCGAGTTTTGTTGTCAGAGTTGAATCAACGTATGGCTCCACAATTTTCAAAGCTAAATAAAGCTCTTATTGAACTG gtgGACGAATATAACATGGTGAGTTTTGTGCCACTTGACTTGAGGAAAGAAAGCAG TATAAGATACGTGTTGGCTCAAATAGATATCTGCATTCAATACGGTGAAGATGCAGATGTGAAGATTAAGGATATTGATCCAGAGGATGATGATTAA
- the LOC111779048 gene encoding uncharacterized protein LOC111779048 has translation MSSSSYSLRSCPSSSLSIRTGKASCSSRHLCKLGFSPKWASINPKQWRKSANSSGHDYSYGPVSFCALKDVKSSSSTSRNGDTFEFDVVIIGAGIIGLTIARQFLMESDMSVAVVDKAVPCSGATGAGQGYLWMGHKSPDSDIWELALRSHRLWESLAESLRDQGLNPSEELGWKKTGSLLIGKTPEELDMLKRKVKQLSGAGLEVEYLSVADLLSMEPALLIGNSCGAAFLPNDCQLDAHCTAAFIEKANRNFEGRYAEFFHDPVTGLLRSGSNGKIEAVQTAKTTLYSKKAIVLAAGCWSGTLLRDLLREEKTVLDVPIMPRKGHLLVIENFNSFHVNHGLMEVGYVNHQALTSAKDLEHTSSISMTATMDVQGNLVLGSSREFAGFNTDVNESIIARIWERASEFFPTMKEISFSEIKSSSKVRIGLRPYMLDGKPVIGPVPGLSNVFLASGHEGGGLSMALGTAEMIVNMVLGIPGKVDPAPFSVQGRC, from the exons ATgagttcttcttcttattcacTGCGTTCATGCCCAAGCTCAAGTCTCTCTATCAGGACCGGGAAAGCTTCGTGTTCTAGCAGACATCTCTGCAAGCTAGGATTCAGTCCGAAATGGGCGTCGATTAATCCTAAACAATGGAGAAAATCGGCCAATAGCTCTGGTCATGATTATAGTTACGGGCCGGTGAGCTTTTGTGCTTTGAAAGATGTTAAATCTTCGTCTTCAACCTCGCGTAATGGCGATACTTTTGAGTTTGATGTTGTGATCATTGGAGCGGGAATTATCGGGTTAACTATTGCCCGGCAGTTTCTTATGGAGTCGGATATGTCCGTCGCCGTCGTCGATAAGGCCGTCCCTTGCTCTGGAGCTACTGGTGCAG GGCAGGGCTATTTATGGATGGGGCACAAATCCCCTGACAGTGACATTTGGGAACTTGCTTTGAGAAGTCACAGGCTGTGGGAGAGTCTGGCTGAGTCCCTGCGTGATCAAGGCTTGAATCCCTCGGAAGAATTGGGTTGGAAAAAGACAG GAAGCTTGTTAATTGGTAAAACACCTGAAGAGCTTGACATGTTAAAGAGGAAGGTAAAGCAACTTTCTGGGGCCGGACTAGAAGTTGAGTACTTATCTGTTGCTGATTTGCTTTCCATGGAACCAGCTTTGCTGATCGGAAACAGCTGCGGGGCTGCCTTTCTCCCCAATGACTGCCAATTGGATGCTCATTGTACTGCAGCATTTATCGAAAAG GCCAACagaaattttgaaggaagaTATGCAGAATTTTTTCATGATCCAGTTACAGGCTTATTaag ATCTGGTAGCAATGGAAAGATAGAAGCTGTTCAGACGGCCAAGACTACGTTGTACAGTAAGAAGGCAATTGTTTTAGCAGCTGGTTGTTGGAGTGGGACTTTGCTGCGTGATTTACTCAGGGAAGAAAAAACTGTTTTGGATGTTCCCATAATGCCAAGAAAG GGCCACTTGCTTGTCATCGAGAATTTTAATTCCTTTCATGTTAATCATGGTTTGATGGAGGTGGGCTATGTTAATCACCAAGCTTTAACTTCGGCTAAAGATCTCGAACATACCTCATCCATTTCAATGACTGCCACTATGGATGTTCAAGGCAATCTAGTACTTG GGAGCAGCCGTGAGTTTGCTGGTTTCAACACTGATGTTAATGAATCCATAATTGCTCGTATATGGGAGAGAGCTTCAGAATTCTTTCCCACGATGAAAGAAATCTCTTTTTCAGAGATCAAAAGCAGCAGTAAAGTGAGAATAGGTCTACGACCATACA TGCTCGATGGAAAGCCAGTGATTGGGCCTGTTCCTGGTTTGTCAAATGTGTTCCTTGCATCTGGCCATGAAGGTGGAGGACTTTCAATG GCACTAGGAACTGCAGAAATGATTGTTAACATGGTGCTGGGAATTCCTGGGAAAGTTGATCCCGCTCCTTTTTCAGTACAAGGACGATGCTAA
- the LOC111778411 gene encoding GPN-loop GTPase 3-like isoform X1 gives MGYAQLVIGPAGSGKSTYCSSLHQHCKTVGRTMHVVNLDPAAEHFDYPVAMDIRELVSLDDVMEELGLGPNGGLLYCMEHLEENLDDWLTEELDNYMDDDYLVFDCPGQIELFSHVPVLKNFVEHLRRKNFNVCAVYLLDSQFMTDITKFISGCMASLSAMVQLELPHINILSKMDLVTNKKDIEDFLNPEPRVLLSELNQRMAPQFSKLNKALIELVDEYNMVSFVPLDLRKESSSIVLEQMIGNITTQQEDLILFSWLYTSALRCCSSFELGLLLH, from the exons ATGGGATATGCACAACTAGTTATTGGTCCTGCCGGCAGTGGCAAG TCAACTTACTGCTCTAGCTTGCACCAACACTGCAAGACGGTTGGCCGAACTATGCATGTTGTGAATCTTGACCCTGCTGCCGAACATTTTGACTATCCTGTAGCCATGG ATATTAGGGAGCTCGTTTCATTGGATGACGTTATGGAGGAGCTTGGACTTGGTCCTAATGGTGGCCTTCTATACTGCATGGA ACATCTTGAAGAAAATCTAGATGATTGGTTGACAGAAGAATTGGATAACTACATGGATGATGACTACTTAGTCTTTGACTGCCCAG GTCAGATAGAGCTCTTTTCCCATGTTCCTGTTCTTAAGAACTTTGTGGAGCATTTAAGGCGAAAAAATTTCAATGTCTGTGCTGTGTATTTGCTTGATTCTCAG TTCATGACAGACATCACAAAGTTTATTAGTGGTTGTATGGCATCTCTTTCAGCAATGGTTCAACTTGAATTGCCACATATTAACATCCTCTCCAAAATGGATCTTGTGACCAACAAAAAGGATATTGAAGA CTTCTTAAATCCGGAGCCTCGAGTTTTGTTGTCAGAGTTGAATCAACGTATGGCTCCACAATTTTCAAAGCTAAATAAAGCTCTTATTGAACTG gtgGACGAATATAACATGGTGAGTTTTGTGCCACTTGACTTGAGGAAAGAAAGCAG TTCCATAGTCCTCGAACAAATGATCGGAAATATAACGACACAACAGGAAGATCTTATTCTTTTCTCCTGGCTTTATACTTCGGCTTTGAGATGTTGCAGTTCATTTGAATTGGGTTTACTGTTGCATTGA
- the LOC111778410 gene encoding U-box domain-containing protein 3-like isoform X2, whose protein sequence is MGTASVQCLINSISRFIHLVSCHTTKSLPLPKNCKNLAVVLKHLKLVLDDVVSLKLSSDELLYRECESLDIAVNDAREFIENWCPKMSKICSALKCDPLLIKIQSSLQEICEIVWKLSESASCSSSLNAVQKCLEGLQSLKQERISESIEEALISQRSGIGPNSEDLLKIIEVLHLMSNQELLKETIAVEKERIDAEQNNAKEQLYRINEIMDLIIRIRDWMIRKDYFHGINGVSVPSYFRCPLSLELMLDPVIVASGQTYDRSSIQKWIDSGLNICPNTHQTLTHTNLIPNYTVKAMILSWCDENKLNISSLSSLVQLSQQDSNRSDSSRSSPEVEKGSNKQNGDVFTNLIGGKSNEGQRNETEKFDHPSPQQSYIYSRSVSASSALSSIDYVPSALNEVLKISTKHEITSEHPTASHNEASGLNSSLEGGQLQACKTETGMVENGNCNSTTCNLVPVEPESDNSSGDLHIKKLVADLQSQKDEVKMKAAEELRLLAKDNVENRVIIGQCGAIGPLLSLLYSDGKQIQEHAVTALLNLSINENNKVMIAQGGAIEPLIHVLKTGTSTAKENSAATLFSLSVLEEYKAKIGRSGAVKALVNLLGEGTLRGKKDAATALFNLSIFHENKARIVQAGAVKYLVGLLATTTGMVDKAAALLANLSTISEGRLAIAREGGIPLLVEIVECGSMRGKENAASILLQLCLHSPKFCTLVLQEGAVPPLVALSQSGTPRAKEKAQQLLSHFRNQRDGSTGKAKS, encoded by the exons ATGGGAACAGCCTCTGTACAATGTCTAATTAACAGTATTTCCAGATTCATTCATCTAGTTTCATGCCATACTACAAAGTCTTTGCCTCTTCCTAAGAACTGCAAGAATCTTGCTGTTGTCTTGAAACATCTGAAACTCGTGCTTGATGATGTCGTTAGTCTCAAACTATCCTCCGATGAGTTACTTTATAGAGAATGTGAGTCTCTGGATATCGCTGTTAATGACGCTCGGGAGTTCATTGAAAACTGGTGTCCAAAGATGAGCAAAATTTGCAGC GCTTTGAAATGTGATCCGCTGCTTATAAAGATTCAAAGCTCTTTACAAGAGATTTGTGAGATTGTATGGAAGTTGTCGGAATCAGCATCATGTAGCTCAAGTCTAAATGCTGTTCAG AAATGTCTTGAAGGTCTTCAATCATTGAAGCAGGAAAGGATATCTGAATCTATAGAAGAGGCTTTAATTAGTCAAAGGAGTGGCATTGGTCCGAACTCCGAAGATCTTCTAAAAATTATCGAAGTTCTTCATTTGATGTCGAATCAAGAACTTCTGAAGGAGACTATAGCAGTCGAAAAGGAGAGAATCGATGCTGAACAAAACAATGCGAAAGAGCAGCTATATCGGATCAACGAAATTATGGATCTAATTATCCGTATACGAGATTGGATGATTAGAAAGGACTATTTTCATGGGATAAATGGAGTATCAGTTCCTTCATACTTCCGCTGTCCATTGTCGTTGGAACTGATGCTTGATCCAGTAATTGTGGCGTCTGGCCAAACTTATGACAGGTCCTCCATTCAAAAGTGGATAGATAGTGGGCTGAACATCTGCCCCAACACTCATCAGACGCTCACGCATACAAATCTCATTCCCAATTACACTGTTAAAGCCATGATTTTGAGTTGGTGCGATGAAAACAAACTGAATATTTCCAGTTTATCATCGTTGGTTCAATTGTCTCAGCAGGATTCAAATCGAAGTGATAGCTCTCGATCATCTCCTGAAGTTGAAAAGGGTTCTAACAAGCAAAATGGGGACGTTTTTACTAATTTAATTGGGGGGAAATCTAATGAAGGCCAGAGAAACGAAACCGAAAAGTTTGACCACCCTTCCCCTCAGCAGTCATATATCTACAGCAGGAGTGTATCAGCCTCCAGTGCCTTATCTAGCATTGATTATGTTCCATCGGCACTTAATGAGGTGTTGAAGATATCAACTAAACACGAAATCACATCAGAACATCCTACTGCATCTCATAATGAAGCATCGGGGTTGAATTCATCATTAGAAGGTGGACAATTACAGGCTTGTAAAACAGAAACAGGCATGGTGGAGAATGGAAACTGTAATAGTACAACCTGTAACTTAGTTCCAGTCGAACCTGAATCCGATAACTCATCGGGGGATTTGCATATCAAGAAATTAGTTGCAGACCTTCAGAGCCAAAAGGATGAAGTTAAAATGAAAGCTGCAGAAGAATTAAGGCTTCTTGCCAAGGATAACGTAGAGAACCGTGTTATAATAGGCCAATGTGGGGCTATAGGCCCCTTACTTTCACTGTTATATTCAGATGGAAAGCAGATACAAGAGCATGCAGTGACAGCTCTCTTAAACCTGtcaattaatgaaaataataaagtcATGATTGCACAAGGAGGAGCTATAGAACCACTTATTCATGTCTTGAAGACAGGAACATCTACTGCTAAAGAAAATTCTGCAGCAACTTTATTCAGTCTCTCTGTATTGGAAGAATACAAGGCCAAAATCGGTCGGTCTGGTGCAGTTAAAGCCTTGGTCAATCTCTTAGGTGAGGGTACACTGAGGGGTAAGAAAGATGCAGCCACTGCTTTGTTCAACTTATCAatttttcatgaaaataagGCTCGTATAGTTCAAGCAGGAGCAGTTAAGTACCTTGTTGGGCTACTAGCCACTACTACAGGTATGGTTGATAAGGCTGCTGCACTTCTTGCTAATTTGTCGACAATTTCGGAGGGACGATTGGCAATTGCTCGGGAAGGGGGTATACCCTTGTTGGTAGAAATTGTTGAATGTGGATCTATGAGAGGAAAGGAAAATGCTGCATCTATTCTGTTGCAACTATGCCTTCATAGTCCCAAGTTTTGTACCCTGGTTCTCCAAGAAGGAGCCGTTCCACCTCTCGTCGCCCTATCTCAGTCTGGCACACCTAgagcaaaagaaaag GCACAACAGCTACTCAGCCATTTTCGGAATCAAAGAGATGGAAGCACAGGGAAAGCAAAATCATAG
- the LOC111778155 gene encoding uncharacterized protein LOC111778155: MAVANLHRLRQIHRLPAISYSKSIFTRGSASAVASSETPSSSSKKVSDRIVKLFAIDPEGTKKEIVGLTGQTLLKALANRGLIDPESHRLEDISACSAECEVSIAQEWLEKLPPRSYDEEYVLKRNSRVRALNKHSRLGCQVILTPDLQGMVVAVPEPKPWEIP; this comes from the coding sequence ATGGCAGTCGCAAACCTCCACAGGCTCCGCCAAATCCACCGTCTGCCGGCGATTAGCTACTCCAAATCCATTTTCACAAGAGGCTCAGCGTCGGCCGTCGCCTCGTCGGAAACCCCATCGTCCTCGTCCAAAAAGGTGTCAGATCGCATCGTCAAACTGTTCGCGATTGATCCGGAGGGCACGAAGAAGGAGATTGTCGGATTGACCGGCCAGACTCTTCTGAAGGCGCTCGCCAATCGGGGTCTGATTGACCCCGAATCTCATCGATTGGAAGACATCAGCGCGTGTTCGGCCGAATGCGAGGTCAGTATCGCTCAGGAGTGGCTCGAGAAGCTGCCGCCGCGGTCCTACGATGAGGAGTATGTGCTCAAGAGAAATTCTAGGGTTAGGGCTTTGAACAAGCACTCGAGGCTGGGCTGCCAGGTTATTCTCACCCCCGACCTTCAAGGTATGGTTGTTGCTGTCCCCGAGCCCAAACCTTGGGAgattccttaa
- the LOC111779047 gene encoding linoleate 9S-lipoxygenase-like, giving the protein MNRRHGNQSVVVGRDEQRNVVEESIVGVVVIVHDFEKSGPGKSASVQIYSGTELDPSTGNGKTSKKAKLKEWRSKKKNDGSRISNYKIKLKVDKGFGSPGAFVITNEHKHKFYLKSAFLQIPKLHPQIIHFDCNSWVYPFNVADTPRVFFSNTSYIPSQTPRPLVELRKEELIKLRGDGKRENKEWERIYEYDYYDELSRHELGESSSHPYPRRGRTVQHPNSDGSMELQKCVPPDERMRQSKVKEIVSRSVEAALQFLIPTLKAQHYTTNHFNSFVELGRFFWAQKPKNMAQLDQWTTLKLQKFIPQNLYPHILSQKDDFIYPHPHLLKENKRVWMDDDEFARQMLAGTNPVRITCLHKFPPESKAKVVSTIKASDIEHNLDGLPLQQAIEDRRIFMLDHHDYLLPFLNRINSSNVFAYASRTLLFLRTDSTLKPLAIELSLPYSEAEGGEISWVYLPAPEGLEAALWQLAKAHVAANDSVYHQLVSHWLHTHAVVEPFIIATRRQLSVMHPVYKLLNPHFKDTMHINSLFRSFLLKPDGIFEKILFTGQFSMELSSELYKEWRFNEHGLPADLLKRNMATRDPDPGNLSGVQLIFPDYPYAEDGLEIWTAIKTWVKSFCSIFYRDDDSVHSDEELQAWWSEIRNVGHGHKFNESGWYEMTTLSNLVEALTTLIWTATGLHAAVNSGQYAYASYPLNRPTLCHKFIPSEGTVEYAEFLSDPNKYYLEMLPGKCETALNAALTEVLSHHAKDELYLGRMSSHSWTDNARVRHSFSVFSIELKNIEKRIAERNKDPNRKNRSGPAKIPYELLFPDTSNVSPKGGIAGKGIPNSISM; this is encoded by the exons ATGAATCGCCGCCACGGAAACCAGAGCGTTGTCGTTGGTAGAGACGAGCAAAGGAATGTTGTTGAAGAATCGATCGTTGGAGTGGTGGTGATTGTTCATGATTTTGAGAAATCTGGACCTGGAAAATCGGCCTCTGTTCAGATTTATAGTGGAACCGAACTGGATCCAA GTACGGGAAACGGAAAGACGAGTAAAAAGGCGAAGTTAAAAGAATGGAGaagcaagaaaaagaatgatgGGTCAAGAATCAGCAACTATAAGATCAAGCTGAAGGTTGATAAAGGGTTTGGAAGTCCAGGAGCCTTTGTGATCACAAATGAACATAAGCACAAATTTTACCTTAAATCAGCTTTTCTCCAAATTCCCAAACTTCATCCCCAAATAATCCACTTTGATTGCAACTCTTGGGTCTATCCATTCAACGTCGCAGACACTCCTCGTGTTTTCTTCTCGAACACT AGTTATATTCCAAGCCAAACGCCGAGACCCCTTGTGGAGctaagaaaagaagagctAATAAAGCTAAGAGGAGACgggaaaagagaaaacaaggAATGGGAGAGAATTTACGAGTACGATTACTACGACGAGCTTTCTAGACATGAATTGGGCGAATCGTCCTCTCATCCATATCCTCGTAGAGGAAGAACAGTTCAACATCCTAACAGTG ATGGTTCCATGGAGTTACAAAAATGTGTACCTCCTGATGAGAGGATGAGGCAAAGCAAAGTGAAAGAAATAGTTTCAAGGTCAGTGGAAGCTGCTCTTCAGTTCCTCATTCCAACCCTAAAGGCCCAACACTACACCACCAATCATTTCAACTCTTTTGTTGAATTGGGCCGTTTCTTTTGGgcccaaaagcccaaaaacATGGCCCAATTAGACCAATGGACCACCCTCAAACTCCAAAAATTTATCCCACAAAATCTTTACCCACATATTCTTTCCCAAAAAGATGACTTCATCTATCCACATCCTCACCTTCttaaag aaAATAAACGTGTATGGATggatgatgatgaatttgCACGACAAATGCTCGCCGGAACTAATCCTGTGCGAATCACATGCTTACAC AAATTTCCACCAGAAAGCAAAGCCAAAGTGGTTAGTACAATAAAAGCTTCTGATATTGAACACAACCTCGATGGTCTTCCCCTTCAacag GCAATAGAGGACAGAAGGATATTCATGTTGGATCATCATGACTATCTATTGCCATTTCTGAATAGAATAAACAGTAGCAATGTGTTTGCCTATGCATCTCGAACCCTACTCTTCTTAAGGACTGATTCTACACTAAAGCCTTTGGCCATTGAACTTTCTTTACCATACTCTGAAGCTGAAGGAGGAGAGATAAGTTGGGTTTACCTGCCAGCACCTGAGGGCTTGGAGGCTGCCCTGTGGCAGCTTGCCAAAGCTCACGTCGCTGCCAACGACTCCGTCTACCATCAACTCGTCAGCCATTG gttacatacccATGCAGTTGTCGAGCCGTTCATCATTGCCACTCGCAGACAGTTGAGTGTTATGCATCCAGTCTACAAATTGCTGAATCCTCATTTCAAAGACACCATGCACATCAACTCACTATTTAGAAGCTTCCTGTTGAAACCTGATGGAATCTTTGAGAAGATATTGTTTACTGGTCAATTCTCCATGGAATTATCTTCCGAGCTTTACAAAGAGTGGCGATTCAACGAACATGGCCTCCCAGCGGACCTGCTGAAAAG AAATATGGCTACAAGGGATCCAGATCCAGGAAACCTGTCCGGAGTTCAGCTCATCTTCCCTGACTATCCATATGCAGAAGATGGCCTTGAGATATGGACTGCAATCAAGACATGGGTCAAGAGTTTCTGTTCAATCTTCTATAGAGATGATGACTCTGTACATTCTGATGAAGAACTCCAAGCTTGGTGGTCTGAGATCAGAAATGTCGGTCACGGCCACAAGTTCAACGAGTCGGGGTGGTATGAAATGACCACACTATCAAACTTGGTAGAGGCTTTGACAACTCTCATATGGACAGCAACTGGACTCCATGCTGCAGTGAATTCAGGGCAATATGCATACGCCAGTTACCCTCTTAATCGTCCCACACTGTGTCACAAGTTCATTCCCAGTGAAGGAACAGTTGAATATGCTGAATTCTTGAGTGATCCAAACAAATACTATCTCGAGATGTTACCTGGAAAGTGTGAAACTGCGCTTAACGCTGCATTGACGGAGGTCCTTTCACATCACGCAAAGGATGAACTGTACCTGGGAAGGATGTCATCACACAGCTGGACAGATAATGCAAGGGTCCGGCATAGCTTCAGTGTGTTCAGCATAgaacttaaaaatatagagaagCGAATAGcagagagaaacaaagatcCTAACCGCAAGAACAGAAGCGGTCCCGCCAAGATCCCATACGAACTTCTGTTCCCTGATACATCAAATGTTAGTCCAAAAGGAGGGATTGCAGGCAAAGGGATTCCAAACAGCATATCTATGTGA